From Culicoidibacter larvae, a single genomic window includes:
- a CDS encoding zinc ribbon domain-containing protein YjdM: protein MENMPNCPQCNSEYVYSDGTNLVCPECGHEWLPGSVAEGGEAQIKDANGNVLNDGDTIVVTKDLKVKGSSLVVKQGTKVKNIRLVEGDHDIDCKIDGIGAMSLKSEFVKKI from the coding sequence ATGGAAAATATGCCAAATTGCCCACAGTGCAATTCAGAATATGTTTATAGTGACGGTACTAACCTTGTTTGCCCTGAATGTGGCCACGAATGGTTGCCGGGAAGCGTTGCCGAAGGCGGCGAAGCGCAGATCAAAGATGCCAATGGCAATGTCTTAAATGATGGTGACACAATTGTTGTTACCAAAGACTTGAAAGTAAAAGGCAGCTCTTTGGTTGTGAAGCAAGGAACCAAAGTGAAAAATATTCGCCTTGTTGAGGGCGATCATGATATTGACTGTAAAATTGATGGCATTGGTGCCATGAGTTTGAAATCTGAGTTTGTGAAGAAAATTTAA